Within the Candidatus Saccharibacteria bacterium oral taxon 488 genome, the region ACTAAACTGGTGGCAATTGATATTCACCAACCACAAGCACTGCCATTCTCGCAGTCAATGCTCGGTACCCAGTGGCAGTACATCGCGGCATTTATGACGATAGCAGTATTGGCGCCAGTGGCGGAGGAGCTATTATTCCGCGGCTATTTGTACGGTAAATTACGGCGGACGGCGCCAGTTTGGATGGCAGTTTTGATTACTAGCCTGACGTTTGGGGCAGCGCATTTGTGGGGGGGTAGCGGGTCACTACAGTGGGCGGTCGCGGCAGACACCTTTGTGCTGAGCATCGTGATGAGCCTGGCGCGGGAGTATACCGGCGCAATCTGGGTGCCAGTTTTGATGCATATTGCGAAAAACAGCATTGCCTTTTATGCGCTGTATGTTAATCCAAATCTTTTAGAGCAACTAAAGTCAGCGCTGCTGCCACTCATTGGAGGAATATAAGATGCGAATGAGTCAACTATTTACCAAGACAGCCAAGACCGCACCGGCGGACGAAGTGTCGAAAAATGCCCAGCTTCTCATTCGGGCGGGATTCGTGTATAAGGTGATGGCGGGCGTGTATGCGTACACGCCACTAGGGCTGCGTGTGCTGGAAAACATCAAACAAATTGTCCGTGAGGAGATGAATGCGATTGGTGGCCAAGAGTTGATCATGACGAATTTGCAGCGCCGCGAGACCTGGGAGGCAACTGGTCGCTGGAGTGATGAGGTGGTCGATGTGTGGTTCAAAACTCGCTTGCAAGACGATACTGAGCTGGGGTTGGCATGGAGTCACGAAGAAGCGATTATGGAAATGATGCAGCAATATGTCAAAAGCTATAAGGACCTACCGGTCAGCGTGTATCAGTTTCAGACCAAGTTGCGCAATGAACTCCGATCAAAGAGCGGTATTATGCGTGGCCGTGAATTTGTCATGAAGGATATGTACAGCCTGCACGCCACACAGCAGGACATGGATCAGTATTATGAGCGGGTTATCGAGGCGTATAAGCGCTGCTATGCGCGGTTTGGCATTGGTGATAGTACATTTGTGACATTTGCTGGCGGTGGGGCGTTTACTAAGTTTAGTCACGAGTTTCAGACGATATGTGAAGCGGGTGAGGATACACTGTACGTCAATGCTGACCAGACGGTGGCTGTCAACGAAGAGGTGTTGGATGATGCTACCAAGGAATTGGGTATCAGTAGAGATGATCTGCTGCCAGTTGTCAGTGCGGAGGTGGGCAATATCTTTAAATTTGGTACCGAAAAAGCTGAGCAGATGGGTATCATGTACACCGGTGAAGATGGCAAGCAGCATCCGATTTACCTTGCAAGCTACGGCATTGGTATCACGCGGGTGATGGGTGTGATTGCCGAAAAAATGTCGGATGATAAGGGGTTGGTCTGGCCGGAGAATATCGCACCGTTCAAGGTTCATGTGGTGGCGATTGGTGATAAGGGTCAGGAGCTAGCGAGTACATTATATACCGAGCTGGCGGAAAAGGGCATGGAGGTGCTACTGGACGATCGGGCTGAGCGACCGGGCGTCAAGTTTGCTGATGCAGAGTTGATGGGGTTGCCGTGGCGGATTACGATTGGCGAGCGAGCGATTGATAGCGATGGATTGTTCGAGTTAACTGAACGGGCGACTGGCGAGACAAAGAAGCTGGATTATCAGCAGCTGCTTAGGTTTTGTTTGGAGCGCGGGTGATCACATTGTCTGATATGTGCGACGGAGGCCAGATTGCATCAGGGGCTCCGTCATGTATTGACATGGTTTGGGGTGATTGCTATACTCGTAGAGACTTAAATAACCATATAAATAAGCGCTATATATAGCACTTTTTGTTTTTGTAGACGCTATATATGGAGTGAGGAGAGTAACATGAATAAGGTATATCAGATTACCGAGAGTGGCCAGCGTGAGCTAGAACGAGAGCTGGATGAGCTGAAGAGTCGGCGCGGCGAGATCGCTGATAAAATCGCGGCGGCACGGGATTTTGGCGATTTGAGTGAGAATGCAGAGTACGATGCGGCGCGTGAGGCCCAAGGGTTGTTAGAAACGCGCATTACCGAGATCGAAACAATTTTGCAGAATGCGAGTATCATTCAGGCTGGCAATAGTTCAACGGTGGTGCTAGGTAGTACAGTGGAACTGGAGGCCAATGGCAAGACAGTGGTTTATACCGTCGTTGGGCCGGTCGAGGCGGACCCGCTAGAAGGGAAGGTCTCGAATGAGTCGCCGATCGGCCAGGCGTTGATGGGTAAGGCGGTTGGTGATACAGTAACGATCAGCACGCCAAAAGGCGAGTTGGCGTATGCGGTGGTGGCGCTGCGGTAGCTGGGCGGAACAACCGAAGGGCTTACTACTCGTCAATGTCTGTTGGTTGGTGGTAGATGGTTTGAATTGTCTTGGGGTCTAGCTTGGTTTCCACGGCTTGACGCGCCTGCTGTCGTACTTCTTCCAGTGTCAGTTGCTGAGACCCACTTCCAGATAACCGTTGAAGTATGATGTCATCTCGTATCGGCAAGTTTTGCTGATTGAACTGCTCTATGATCGTTTTTGCCGGTGCGGCGTCGGTTTTTGGATGATAAAACCTATTGATTGCCAAGATGACTCGACCGAGACTTCTTGGCACATCTCTAGAAAGTCTGTCGGGGTGACGCGCCAGTCTTTTGAGTCTATTCTCAAGTCTGCGAGCACGCCATGGGTGTTTATCACGGATTAAATCAGCCACATTGACCACATTCATCAGCGTACGGAGTGGATAGGCTGGGGGCTCTGTTCTGCCCCTTAGTTCTGCCACCCATAAACGAGCGTCATGGTAGAGCTCTTTTGCTTGATCTGAATTGTCACAGCTATCGGGCAAGTCCACTTCCCATGAGGCCGGCGTCGGGGTTTTATCTCTTGTCAGTAGCGTATCCATACCATTTTTGAACATCGTTACCCATTATCCAATAAACGCTTCATCTTTGCAATACCATTGGATAATGTTTATTAAAAGCGCATTGGTAATAAGTGATATAATTAACATATGAAGCGGTTTTTCTTTGGGATAGTTGCGGTGATGGCGCTGTTGGTTGGATTTGGGTCAACGGCACAGGCGACAAATAATTTTACGATTAGTAATTATAGTGTCGATATGGAGCTGGGGCGCGATAGTGAACAGCGTTCGACACTGCGCACCAAACTGACCATTACTGCAGATTTTCCGCCGCGGCAGAACCATGGCATCGCGCCAGTGTTTGTCAAGAAGTATAATGGACATCCGACTCACTTTACGCTGGAGTCAGTAACGGATGAGCGAGGTACGCCGCTAGAGCATAAGTGGCATAATGATGAGCTGAGAATTGGCAATAAAGACACCTATGTTAAGGGTAAAAAGATCTACGTCATTACCTATACGCAGCGGGACGTGACGAAATTATATCACGATACGGGTAAACAGGAGTTTTATTGGGATGCGATTGGCACTGCTTGGCAGGTGCCAATTCAGTCAGCATCGGTGACGCTCAAGCTAAGTCCCGAGCTGGTGGCTGCTAAACGAACGAACCTCCAGTGTTATCAGGGTCGGTTTGGTAGTAATCAGCGCTGCGAGGTACGTGAACAGGGCGATACGTTGACGGCGACGGCCCGCGCACTGCCAAAGATGGCTGGCGTGACGGTCGCGGTCGGATTTGCGCCGGGGACGTTTGCCGCGTACCAGATGTCATTCATGGAACAGCTGATTGATTGGTGGGCGAAATTGCAATTGGTGTTGCTGGCGGTGGCGCTGATATTGGCGGGGGTGATCATCGTGGCTTATTATCGGTCGATTGGTCGCCGTAAAGAACTGGAGCCAATTCCGCCGGAGTATTTGCCACCGCGAGGTACGAGTGTGACGACATCGGCCAAGCTGGTGCAGCCGTTTCATATGGTCAAGGGGTCGGTGATGGCGGCACAAATGATAGATCTGGCGGTGCGGCATTATATTCAGGTTATCGAGGTGAAGCCGCGTACGACATGGCGAACAGCTGAGTACGAAGTGAAAGTGATACAAGCTCCGGGTAAACTCCTGGCCGAGGAGCAAGAAATGCTGAGGAATATATTTGGCTCCTCGCCGAAAGTTGGTAAGCGGTTAAATCTAAAAACACTGCGTAACAATGCGCCATATGCGGCGCGAGTACGCTACAGCGCAAAGCAAATGAAGGGGCGGCTTACTAACGACTATGGTTTGCAAGCGCGCGAGCCGCAACACACCCAACGATTTCGACGGTATGCGATAATTATCAGTATTTTTACGGTGCTATTGCTGTCGCCGGTGCTCTTGGTGCTGGCGGGGATGGTGTTTTGCCTGTCGTTTGGTAAGGTACTGACCGACAAGGGCCTGGCGCTCAGGCGGCATCTGGCGGGCCTGAAGAGGTACATTGGCGTGGCTGAGGTCGAGCGTTTGCAGATGCTTCAGAGTCCTGAGGGTGCGGAAAAAGTGAAGATTGATGCGGCTGATGAGAAACAGTTGGTGAAGTTGTACGAGCGGGTACTGCCGTATGCGGTGTTGTTTGGGCAGGAAAAAGAGTGGAGTGCACAGCTGGGTAAGTACTATGAGCAGGTTGGCGAGCAGCCGGATTGGTACAGCGGCCAGGGTGCGTTTAATGCGGCGGCGTTTGCGACTGGGATGAACGGTCTGTCAAGTGTAGCTAGTAGCGCCAGTGATTATTCGTCGACCTCTGGCGGCTCAACTGGCGGCGGCTTTGCTGGCGGCGGCGGTGGTGGCGGCGGAGGCGGCGGCTGGTAATCGTGTCTGATGCTTTATTATTAATGATGGCGGCAGTGTTGTTGGTGCTGTCGGGGTCGTTTTCGGGCTTGAATATTGGGCTGATGATGGCGCGGCCCGATGATTTGCGACGCAAGGCCAGGCAGGGTGATGTGATCGCTGCCCGGGTATACCGCTACCGCAAGGATGGCTATTATCTGATCTTTTGTATTTTGCTGGGTAATATGACAAACGGCGTGATCGGCGGGTTGATTGCCACATTATTGATCACGATGTTTGGTGAGATTTTACCGCAGGCGATTTTTACTCAGCGCGGCTATCGTTTTGTACGGCATTTCTTTTGGCTACTGGATGTGATTTATGTGCTATTTTGGCCGCTGGCTCGGCCGATGTCGAAGCTACTGAACCGCTGGCTAGGCAAGGAAACGCCGCAGCTGTATTCACATCAGGAGTTGGAACAGATTATTCATGAGCATGCCGCGCGGTCGGATAGCCCAGTCGATTACGATGAAAGCCGGATCGCGGCGGGTGCGCTACAATTTAGTAAAAAGACAGCTGGCGATTTGGTGACGCCGATGGATGAGGTATTTACCGTGGATTTGGGTGATGAGCTGGACGCAACGCTGCTGGCCCAGATCAAACACGCTGGACATTCGCGGATCCCAGTGCGGGCTGATGGGCGGCTGGCGGGGATTTTATATGTCAAAGATGTGGTGGGGCGCGAGCTACCGCTACCGATTAGTCAACTGTACCGTGATAAGATCCATGACATCGACGCGCGGTCGCGGCTGGACACGGTGCTCAGTCGATTTATCCAAACGCGCAGTCATTTGTTCGTGGTGATGGATGACGAGAATGAGCTGGGTATCATCACGCTAGAGGATGTGATTGAAGAGATTTTGGACCAGGAAATTGAGGACGAATATGACGAGAAATAGTAAATAGCTTGACTTTTTATAGTACCTTGTATAACATAGTACTATGTATAATGAAAATGCAAGGAGCATAGTATGAGGAGAATCGACATCATTAAGCGGGCGGGGCGGAATCTTCGCCAGTCAAAAGGCCGGACGATTTTGACGTCATTGGCGATTTCTGTTGGGGCGTTTACGATTGGCTTGGCACTGATGGCTGGTGAGGGTGGTCGACTGTACACCAATAGTATCGTTGACGCAGCTGGCGATAAAAAAGTAATTATGGTCAATAAAAAGATTGAAGCAGATAAGAAAGATAAATTACCAGAATACGGCAATTCGGCAGAAGAAGCTGACAAAAATAAAGTATCGGCGGCGCGCAGCAAATATTTGCTTAACGACAAGGATTTGGAAAAGATCCGACGAACACCGCATGTAAAAACGGTAACGCCGGCGTATTCGACTGATGGCGTGGCGTATGCTAAGAGTTCAGCAAGTGATAAAAAATTTGCACTGACGGTGGGTGTTAAAATGGATAGGACTCGGGCGGAATTGGCAGCAGGAATCCTGGAGGATTTTATGCCAAAACCGGGCGAGATTATCATCCCGGATGATTATGTGAAGCAGTTAGGCTTTAAGGATGCGCAGTCGGCGATTGGACAGACAATAACCTTGGGTGTGCGTAGCGCAGCGCGGGGTGGTAATGTTGCTAAAGAGGTATCATTCAAGATCGCGGCGGTGGACAAAAAATCAGACACCATTTTGTTTTATGAACCAATGCTGAGAATTTCGACGGCTGATGCTAAAGCTATTTACGAATTCAGCCATAATAAGAGCCAGCCACATCAGTATTCAACGGCGATTGCTTTGGTGGATGACGAGAAGAATGTTGATGTTGCCAAAGACGAAATCAATAAAGATTACAGTGCGTATTCGATTCAGGATATTCGAAAAACGTTGCTGACAATGGTCAATGTGGCTCAAGCGGCACTGGCGTCATTTGGTGGATTAGCATTGCTGGCCAGTGTATTCGGGATTATTAACACTATGTATATTTCGGTGTTGGAGCGTACCAGTCAAATTGGTCTAATGAAGGCGCTCGGGATGCGCGGCCGCGATATTGGTAAATTATTCCGCTATGAAGCAGCGTGGGTTGGTTTGCTGGGCGGACTGATTGGCGTTGGCTTGGCAAGTTTGGTGACGTTGCTGAATCCAGTGATTACTAGTGCGCTGAAGTTGGGCGCGGGCACGAATTTGCTGGTGATTAATCCGCTACACATTGGTTTGCTGGTGGTTGGTCTGGTGGTGATGGCGGTTATTTCCGGCTGGCTGCCAAGCCGCAAAGCAACAAAATTGGACCCAATTGAGGCATTAAGGACGGAATAGGAGAAATATCATGATTGAACTGAAAAATGTGACAAAAGTTTATGGCAAAAAGAAAAACCAATTTACGGCGCTGAAAAATATCAGCTTGACCATTCCGACAGGAGCCAGCGTGGCGATACTCGGAAAATCTGGTTCGGGTAAATCGACGCTAATGCATGCTATTTCAGGCTTGGATAAGCCGCAGAAAGGTCAAGTGATTATTGATGGACAAGATATTTTGCAGCTGAAGTCAAAGCATGTCGATGAATTCCGTGCTAAAAAAATTGGCTTTATTTTCCAAAGTTTCTTCGTCCAGGGCAATGAGAGTGTGATTGACAATGTCAGTTTGCCACTGGAAATTGCGCGGCTGCCGCGGAAAAAACGGGCGCATAAAATCAACGCGGCGCTTAAGGCGGTAGATTTGCATGATAAGCGAAAAAACCGCGCCAAAGACCTGTCGGGTGGTCAGAAGCAGCGTTTGGCGATTGCTCGGGCGATCGTCGGTGATCCGCAAATTATCTTTGCCGACGAACCGACGGGTAACTTGGATAGTGAAACAGGCGCGAGAGTGGAAGAATTGTTGTTTGATTATAATAAGCAAAAGGGCGTAACCTTGATCGTGGTGACACACGACGCTGATTTGGCGAAAAAATGCGATCATCAAATCATCATCAAAGACGGTCGGATTGAAAAATCAACCGTGCCAGGAGGGATAAGGCATGGACGTTAGTGCTTATGCTGAGAGTCTGGCGATTCAGCTGCGCAAAGGTTTTTTGGTCTACTGTGTGCTGCTGGTTTGTGCCAAGCAACCGCAATATACCGGCGACATTGTGAAGCAATTGAGCGAGTCGGAGCTGATGGTAGTGGAAGGAACGATTTATCCGCTGCTCAGCCGCTTGCAAAAATACGGCTATTTGCAGCACGAATGGCAGGAAAGCGAGCAAGGTCCGCCGCGCAAATATTATTCGCTGACTGACAATGGCAAGCAATTGGTGGATGAATTGAAAGATCGGATAAAACTGTTAAATAATTCGCTGAAAAATCTCGAGAAAGGAGCAAAGTGATGAAAGAAATAACCAGAATCCATTTGGCGAAAACGCCGTTTAGCGCGGAGATTGATGCCAAAAAATCGTTGGAGAAATATCTTAATTTAATTCAGAAAAACATGCATGCCGAGCCGGAAGCCATGCAAGAAATTGAAGCGCGAATGGTGGAGCTTTTGGCGGAGCGCGGCGTGGCAAAGGACGGCGTGATTGGCAACGATGATGTTCTGGCAATTCAGGAACAGATGGGCGAGCCGCGCGATTTTTCGGATGATGCCGAGTCGGTGGAGATCGATGACGAGCCCGAGCGTTCAGAGCGTTCAGAGCGACGGCTGATGCGTGATACGGAACATGCGCTGATTGGTGGCGTGTGTGCAGGCATTGCTGCCTATTGGGGAACCAATCCTTTGTGGGTACGATTATTGTTCATTTTTTCGCCATTTATTACCTTTGGTGCGGCGGTATTGATTTATATCGTGATGTGGCTGTCAGTTCCAGAGGCGCGGACTGCCTCTGATAAGCTCCAAATGCGCGGCAAGGCAGTAACGTTTGATTCGCTGAAGCGTCAGGCCAGTCGGAATGAGCCATCCGTAGGGCGGAATAGTAACACGGGTCATACGGCAGCAAAAGTATTTCGATTTATTCTTGGTGTTGGTATTCTCATGGTAACGCTGGGGCTGTTGGTGGCACTGATCGTGGGGGCGGTCAGTGGCATCGCGGTGATTGGTTTGCTTGATGGATTCTATGCACAGCCGTGGGCGTGGGGTCTGTGGGCATCCTTACTCGTTGGTGGCGTGGCGGCGGT harbors:
- a CDS encoding DUF2207 domain-containing protein; translation: MKRFFFGIVAVMALLVGFGSTAQATNNFTISNYSVDMELGRDSEQRSTLRTKLTITADFPPRQNHGIAPVFVKKYNGHPTHFTLESVTDERGTPLEHKWHNDELRIGNKDTYVKGKKIYVITYTQRDVTKLYHDTGKQEFYWDAIGTAWQVPIQSASVTLKLSPELVAAKRTNLQCYQGRFGSNQRCEVREQGDTLTATARALPKMAGVTVAVGFAPGTFAAYQMSFMEQLIDWWAKLQLVLLAVALILAGVIIVAYYRSIGRRKELEPIPPEYLPPRGTSVTTSAKLVQPFHMVKGSVMAAQMIDLAVRHYIQVIEVKPRTTWRTAEYEVKVIQAPGKLLAEEQEMLRNIFGSSPKVGKRLNLKTLRNNAPYAARVRYSAKQMKGRLTNDYGLQAREPQHTQRFRRYAIIISIFTVLLLSPVLLVLAGMVFCLSFGKVLTDKGLALRRHLAGLKRYIGVAEVERLQMLQSPEGAEKVKIDAADEKQLVKLYERVLPYAVLFGQEKEWSAQLGKYYEQVGEQPDWYSGQGAFNAAAFATGMNGLSSVASSASDYSSTSGGSTGGGFAGGGGGGGGGGGW
- a CDS encoding PspC domain-containing protein; this translates as MKEITRIHLAKTPFSAEIDAKKSLEKYLNLIQKNMHAEPEAMQEIEARMVELLAERGVAKDGVIGNDDVLAIQEQMGEPRDFSDDAESVEIDDEPERSERSERRLMRDTEHALIGGVCAGIAAYWGTNPLWVRLLFIFSPFITFGAAVLIYIVMWLSVPEARTASDKLQMRGKAVTFDSLKRQASRNEPSVGRNSNTGHTAAKVFRFILGVGILMVTLGLLVALIVGAVSGIAVIGLLDGFYAQPWAWGLWASLLVGGVAAVWLGAILSHSAFTWTLKRLSVVMTVVALVVGALSVSGMTLFGVGMANELARDEERLTKIVPVELPSDMKGVKYVHVEGGNIPLHFGDTTRGDIKVELRYIDLKGKRQQPKVSAVRDGDKLVLRVENQRSRCRTTWFGLSPELDVDCFGFVRLHVSGPLSPSPAPQSSDA
- a CDS encoding DUF21 domain-containing protein, producing MSDALLLMMAAVLLVLSGSFSGLNIGLMMARPDDLRRKARQGDVIAARVYRYRKDGYYLIFCILLGNMTNGVIGGLIATLLITMFGEILPQAIFTQRGYRFVRHFFWLLDVIYVLFWPLARPMSKLLNRWLGKETPQLYSHQELEQIIHEHAARSDSPVDYDESRIAAGALQFSKKTAGDLVTPMDEVFTVDLGDELDATLLAQIKHAGHSRIPVRADGRLAGILYVKDVVGRELPLPISQLYRDKIHDIDARSRLDTVLSRFIQTRSHLFVVMDDENELGIITLEDVIEEILDQEIEDEYDEK
- a CDS encoding ABC transporter ATP-binding protein gives rise to the protein MIELKNVTKVYGKKKNQFTALKNISLTIPTGASVAILGKSGSGKSTLMHAISGLDKPQKGQVIIDGQDILQLKSKHVDEFRAKKIGFIFQSFFVQGNESVIDNVSLPLEIARLPRKKRAHKINAALKAVDLHDKRKNRAKDLSGGQKQRLAIARAIVGDPQIIFADEPTGNLDSETGARVEELLFDYNKQKGVTLIVVTHDADLAKKCDHQIIIKDGRIEKSTVPGGIRHGR
- a CDS encoding CPBP family intramembrane metalloprotease, translating into MRKWAKKENSQSTTKGRLNKDNWWLLIVLPVWTYAAFWMAQLIVLGLVWVLSRVGVSLGSVNEVLLNATGSVVVYVLAVILVVSLPFYVRRRRTTLKEMGVTDWPSWWDVVITPAAFIVYTICSMVFLTVVTKLVAIDIHQPQALPFSQSMLGTQWQYIAAFMTIAVLAPVAEELLFRGYLYGKLRRTAPVWMAVLITSLTFGAAHLWGGSGSLQWAVAADTFVLSIVMSLAREYTGAIWVPVLMHIAKNSIAFYALYVNPNLLEQLKSALLPLIGGI
- a CDS encoding prolyl-tRNA synthetase — encoded protein: MRMSQLFTKTAKTAPADEVSKNAQLLIRAGFVYKVMAGVYAYTPLGLRVLENIKQIVREEMNAIGGQELIMTNLQRRETWEATGRWSDEVVDVWFKTRLQDDTELGLAWSHEEAIMEMMQQYVKSYKDLPVSVYQFQTKLRNELRSKSGIMRGREFVMKDMYSLHATQQDMDQYYERVIEAYKRCYARFGIGDSTFVTFAGGGAFTKFSHEFQTICEAGEDTLYVNADQTVAVNEEVLDDATKELGISRDDLLPVVSAEVGNIFKFGTEKAEQMGIMYTGEDGKQHPIYLASYGIGITRVMGVIAEKMSDDKGLVWPENIAPFKVHVVAIGDKGQELASTLYTELAEKGMEVLLDDRAERPGVKFADAELMGLPWRITIGERAIDSDGLFELTERATGETKKLDYQQLLRFCLERG
- a CDS encoding PadR family transcriptional regulator, producing the protein MDVSAYAESLAIQLRKGFLVYCVLLVCAKQPQYTGDIVKQLSESELMVVEGTIYPLLSRLQKYGYLQHEWQESEQGPPRKYYSLTDNGKQLVDELKDRIKLLNNSLKNLEKGAK
- the greA gene encoding transcription elongation factor GreA, translated to MNKVYQITESGQRELERELDELKSRRGEIADKIAAARDFGDLSENAEYDAAREAQGLLETRITEIETILQNASIIQAGNSSTVVLGSTVELEANGKTVVYTVVGPVEADPLEGKVSNESPIGQALMGKAVGDTVTISTPKGELAYAVVALR
- a CDS encoding ABC transporter permease translates to MRRIDIIKRAGRNLRQSKGRTILTSLAISVGAFTIGLALMAGEGGRLYTNSIVDAAGDKKVIMVNKKIEADKKDKLPEYGNSAEEADKNKVSAARSKYLLNDKDLEKIRRTPHVKTVTPAYSTDGVAYAKSSASDKKFALTVGVKMDRTRAELAAGILEDFMPKPGEIIIPDDYVKQLGFKDAQSAIGQTITLGVRSAARGGNVAKEVSFKIAAVDKKSDTILFYEPMLRISTADAKAIYEFSHNKSQPHQYSTAIALVDDEKNVDVAKDEINKDYSAYSIQDIRKTLLTMVNVAQAALASFGGLALLASVFGIINTMYISVLERTSQIGLMKALGMRGRDIGKLFRYEAAWVGLLGGLIGVGLASLVTLLNPVITSALKLGAGTNLLVINPLHIGLLVVGLVVMAVISGWLPSRKATKLDPIEALRTE